One part of the uncultured Celeribacter sp. genome encodes these proteins:
- a CDS encoding LysR family transcriptional regulator, which produces MDLLDGVRAFVATAETGSFTAAADRLGISNRLTSKYVAELEERLGVRLLQRTTRKVGLTASGEELLARAPALLDDLDAMFGAVTEDTRGYSGTLRISAPVTFGETYVKDLLSRFAEPHPDLVIDLRLNDRYVDLAADGIDLAFRIGQPDVSALKARKLGEIRALLVAAPAYLAQHGAPADLSALAAHACIVDTNRRTPSRWGFLQDGEEVTVQVPSRFMVNSARVARDLAVAGQGVAYCPRFVLGDDLETGRLVELLPEQARPSHAISAVYLEGRTLPRKVRALIDFAVKDMRQAGAN; this is translated from the coding sequence ATGGATCTGCTGGATGGTGTGCGGGCCTTCGTGGCGACGGCGGAAACAGGATCGTTTACAGCGGCGGCGGATCGTTTGGGAATATCGAACCGGCTGACCTCGAAATACGTGGCCGAACTTGAGGAACGGTTAGGGGTGCGCCTTTTGCAGCGCACCACGCGCAAGGTCGGTCTGACCGCATCGGGCGAGGAGCTTTTGGCCCGCGCGCCGGCTTTGCTTGATGATCTGGATGCTATGTTCGGCGCGGTGACCGAGGACACTCGCGGTTATTCGGGCACGCTGCGCATTTCTGCGCCGGTAACCTTTGGCGAAACCTATGTGAAGGATCTGCTCAGCCGCTTTGCCGAACCGCATCCCGATCTGGTGATCGATCTGCGTCTGAACGACCGCTATGTGGATCTGGCCGCGGATGGGATCGATCTGGCGTTTCGCATCGGACAGCCGGATGTCTCTGCGCTCAAGGCGCGCAAGCTTGGGGAAATCCGCGCGCTGCTGGTGGCCGCTCCGGCGTATCTGGCACAGCATGGCGCCCCTGCCGATCTGTCGGCTCTTGCAGCGCATGCCTGTATTGTCGACACCAACCGGCGCACGCCCTCGCGCTGGGGCTTCCTGCAGGACGGCGAAGAGGTGACCGTTCAGGTGCCCAGCCGTTTCATGGTCAACAGCGCCCGGGTGGCACGGGATCTGGCGGTGGCCGGGCAGGGCGTGGCCTATTGCCCAAGGTTCGTGCTGGGGGATGATCTGGAAACCGGGCGTCTGGTCGAACTGTTGCCGGAACAGGCGCGCCCGAGCCATGCAATCAGCGCGGTCTATCTTGAAGGCCGGACGCTGCCCCGCAAGGTGCGCGCACTGATCGACTTTGCCGTCAAGGACATGCGTCAGGCGGGCGCGAACTGA